The proteins below come from a single Balaenoptera acutorostrata chromosome 2, mBalAcu1.1, whole genome shotgun sequence genomic window:
- the LOC103007451 gene encoding protocadherin beta-8: MEASRKLICRQRQVFFFFFFLGLAQGGSEFRRYSVVEETEGSSSVTNLAKDLGLGQGELSRRGARVISKGNKLYLQLDQETGDLLLNEKLDREELCGQTEPCMLRFQVLLENPLEFFQAELQVIDINDHAPVFMDRDMLLKISESSPPGTKFPLKNAQDMDVGRNNIENYIISPNSYFRVLTRKRSDGRKYPELVLDKLLDREEEPELRLTLTAQDGGSPPRFGTAQVYIEVVDINDNAPEFEPPFYRVQIPEDSPIGYLIVKVSATDIDIGVNREISYSLFQASEEISKTFEINAMTGEIRLKKQLDFETTQSYEVNIEARDTGSLSGKCTVLTQVMDVNDNAPEVTMSALTRQIPENSPETVVAVFSVSDLDSEENGKISCYIQDDLPFLLKSSMENFYTLVTERPLDRETRAEYNVTITVTDMGTPRLKTEHSITVLVSDVNDNAPAFTQTSYTLSVRENNSPALHIGTVRATDRDAGANAQVTYSLLPPLDAHVPLASLVSINPDNGHLFALRSLDYEALRAFEFRVGAADRGSPALSSQALVRVLVADDNDNAPFVLYPLQNASAPCTELVPRAAEAGYLVTKVVAVDGDSGQNAWLSFQLLKATEPGLFGVWAHNGEVRTARLLSERDAAKHRLVVLVKDNGEPPLSASVTLHVLLVDGFSQPYLPAPEAEATDAAPADPLTIYLVVALASVSSLFLFSVLVFVAVRLCRRGGAASVGRCSVPEGPFPGHLVDVSGTGTLSQSYQYEVCLKGGSGTSEFKFLKPIVTNFQGHSPGPDIEETPNFRKDFGFSIQ, from the coding sequence TAGCAAAAGACCTGGGTCTGGGGCAGGGGGAACTCTCCAGGCGGGGAGCTAGGGTcatttccaaaggaaacaaactGTATTTGCAGCTCGATCAGGAGACTGGGGATTTACTGCTAAATGAGAAACTGGACCGTGAAGAACTGTGTGGTCAGACAGAGCCCTGTATGCTGCGTTTCCAGGTGTTGCTAGAGAATCCCTTAGAGTTTTTTCAAGCTGAGCTACAGGTAATAGACATAAATGACCATGCTCCGGTGTTCATGGACAGAGATATGTTGCTAAAAATATCAGAAAGCAGTCCTCCTGGAACTAAGTTTCCTCTGAAGAACGCTCAGGACATGGATGTAGGCCGAAACAATATTGAAAACTATATAATCAGTCCCAACTCCTATTTTCGGGTCCTCACCCGCAAACGCAGCGATGGCAGGAAATATCCGGAACTTGTGCTGGACAAACTGCTAGATCGGGAGGAGGAACCTGAGCTCAGGTTAACCCTCACTGCTCAGGATGGCGGTTCTCCACCCCGGTTTGGCACCGCTCAGGTCTACATCGAAGTCGTGGACATCAACGATAATGCCCCTGAATTTGAGCCGCCTTTCTATAGGGTGCAGATCCCCGAGGACAGTCCCATAGGCTACCTGATTGTCAAAGTCTCTGCTACGGATATAGACATAGGAGTCAATAGAGAGATTTCCTATTCACTTTTCCAGGCTTCAGAAGAGATTAGCAAAACCTTTGAGATCAACGCCATGACGGGAGAAATTCGACTGAAAAAACAACTTGATTTCGAAACAACTCAGTCTTATGAGGTCAATATCGAGGCCAGAGATACTGGAAGTCTTTCTGGGAAATGCACCGTTCTGACTCAAGTCATGGATGTGaacgacaatgctccagaagtcacCATGTCTGCACTTACCAGGCAGATCCCCGAGAACTCGCCTGAGACTGTGGTTGCAGTTTTCAGTGTTTCAGATCTTGATTCTgaagagaatgggaaaataaGTTGCTACATTCAGGACGATCTACCTTTTCTCCTTAAATCTTCCATGGAAAACTTTTATACCCTAGTAACAGAGAGACCGCTAGACAGAGAGACCAGAGCAGAATACAACGTCACCATCACCGTCACAGATATGGGAACCCCCAGGCTGAAAACCGAGCACAGCATAACCGTGCTGGTGTCCGACGTCAACGACAACGCCCCCGCCTTCACCCAGACCTCCTACACCCTGTCCGTCCGCGAGAACAACAGCCCCGCCCTGCACATCGGCACCGTCCGCGCCACAGACAGAGACGCGGGAGCCAACGCCCAGGTCACCTACTCGCTGCTGCCGCCCCTCGACGCGCACGTGCCCCTGGCCTCCCTGGTGTCCATCAACCCGGACAACGGCCACCTGTTCGCCCTGAGGTCCCTGGACTACGAGGCCCTGCGGGCGTTCGAGTTCCGCGTGGGCGCCGCCGACCGCGGCTCGCCCGCGCTCAGCAGCCAGGCGCTGGTGCGCGTGCTCGTGGCGGACGACAACGACAACGCGCCCTTCGTGCTGTACCCGCTGCAGAACGCCTCGGCGCCCTGCACCGAGCTGGTGCCCAGGGCGGCCGAGGCGGGCTACCTGGTGACCAAGGTGGTGGCGGTGGACGGCGACTCGGGCCAGAACGCCTGGCTGTCGTTCCAGCTGCTCAAGGCCACGGAGCCCGGGCTGTTCGGCGTGTGGGCGCACAACGGCGAGGTGCGCACGGCCCGGCTGCTGAGCGAGCGCGACGCGGCCAAGCACAGGCTGGTGGTGCTGGTCAAGGACAACGGCGAGCCGCCGCTGTCGGCCAGCGTCACGCTGCACGTGCTGCTGGTGGACGGCTTCTCGCAGCCCTACCTGCCGGCCCCGGAAGCGGAAGCGACGGACGCGGCGCCGGCCGACCCGCTCACCATCTACCTGGTGGTCGCCTTGGCGTCGGTGTCGTCGCTCTTCCTCTTCTCGGTGCTGGTGTTCGTCGCGGTGCGGCTGTGCAGGAGGGGCGGGGCGGCCTCGGTGGGTCGCTGCTCGGTGCCCGAGGGCCCCTTTCCGGGCCACCTGGTGGACGTCAGCGGCACGGGGACCCTGTCCCAGAGCTACCAGTACGAGGTGTGTCTGAAAGGGGGCTCTGGGACCAGCGAGTTCAAGTTTCTGAAGCCAATTGTGACCAATTTTCAGGGCCATTCCCCTGGCCCAGATATAGAAGAAACCCCCAACTTTAGGAAAGATTTTGGTTTCAGTATTCAGTGA